In a genomic window of Nocardiopsis mwathae:
- a CDS encoding response regulator transcription factor, translating to MSAHVLVAEDDPNQAELIRRYLEHEHHTVAVVHDGRSAIDTARRLRPDLIVLDVMMPGVDGLDVCRILRAESDDVAVLMLTARSTEDDLLLGLDLGADDYVTKPYSPRELMARIRTLLRRVCRPGGDGTRDEAGDRAGNGVLGAGPLTVDTVRHLVHLDGAEVECTPAEFQLLAALAAEPERVFTRAQLLERIHGFDRYITERTIDVHVKNLRKKLEADPRSPDLLLTVYGVGYKLVPGARGAA from the coding sequence ATGAGCGCCCACGTACTGGTCGCCGAAGACGACCCCAACCAGGCCGAACTCATCCGGCGCTACCTGGAGCACGAGCACCACACCGTGGCCGTCGTGCACGACGGCCGCTCGGCGATCGACACGGCCCGGCGGCTGCGGCCCGACCTGATCGTGCTCGACGTGATGATGCCGGGTGTCGACGGGCTCGACGTGTGCCGGATCCTGCGCGCCGAGTCCGACGACGTCGCGGTCCTGATGCTGACCGCCCGCAGCACCGAGGACGACCTTCTACTCGGCCTGGACCTCGGCGCGGACGACTACGTCACCAAGCCCTACAGCCCGCGCGAGCTCATGGCACGCATCCGCACCCTGCTGCGGCGGGTGTGCCGGCCCGGCGGGGACGGAACCAGGGACGAAGCCGGGGACAGGGCCGGGAACGGGGTACTGGGCGCCGGGCCGCTGACCGTGGACACGGTGCGGCACCTCGTCCACCTCGACGGCGCCGAGGTGGAGTGCACCCCGGCGGAGTTCCAGCTGCTGGCGGCGCTCGCGGCCGAGCCGGAGCGGGTGTTCACCCGCGCCCAGCTGCTGGAGCGGATCCACGGTTTCGACCGCTACATCACCGAGCGCACGATCGACGTGCACGTCAAGAACCTGCGCAAGAAGCTGGAGGCCGACCCGCGCTCCCCCGACCTGCTGCTCACGGTCTACGGCGTCGGGTACAAACTCGTCCCGGGGGCGCGCGGTGCGGCGTAG
- a CDS encoding transglycosylase domain-containing protein, whose product MGRRRRTDATARPRRARYRRAEDGDDITAPTDGGRRPGRTRRVLAWTWKTLAVTGALGLCALVAAFAVAYKETPDPREMQPQDQALLIGSSIAYADGTEALTVGQLKRIPVTEEQIPDTVVDGVLGSEQRDFYDQPGISPMGMARAVLSGGGAGGGSGITQQMARNYYDGLSQERSYVRKVKEILISIKVGRTLSPGEILTQYLNTIYFGREAYGVQAAAQAYFAKDVEDLDAAEGAFIGAIIQQPGNFENVAPGSKMEEILRERWSYAVDGTVAMHENDPERGMSREQADELEFPEVVDYEPGTSLSGYKGYIKLAVERELRDRYGLSDAQIAAGGYEVTTSLDRRLMDAAAEAFDTALPDLPEDSVKGLAAIDPATGEIRAFHGGDDFVNELDPSLVQRTQAGATFRPYVLAAALEQGVGSPDPRSFGVPGPLDDVGRESPPTGTGGVPDLLQATVDPSGVPFVEAVMKIGPRSVTETARKAGVAEEQFETAELEPSIASGTFQLTALDQASGFATFANQGLHKPRHMVTRVTDVNGRELDPSDAGRLEQGTRAFSARTARDATYAMNEALYRTHETDPVLPTGHPVAGVAGAYGDARSAWFAGYTPDLAAAVSLSRPDGKPLEVPGVEEIDGGTTSAKVWSAFMAAAMRGREVRDFDADAGLAPVEERGEDPAG is encoded by the coding sequence ATGGGCAGACGACGACGTACGGATGCGACGGCACGACCGCGTCGCGCGAGGTATCGGCGTGCCGAGGACGGCGACGACATCACCGCACCGACGGACGGCGGTCGTCGGCCGGGCCGGACACGCCGCGTCCTGGCGTGGACGTGGAAGACGCTCGCGGTCACCGGCGCGCTCGGCCTGTGCGCGCTGGTGGCCGCGTTCGCCGTGGCCTACAAGGAGACGCCCGACCCCCGCGAGATGCAACCCCAGGACCAGGCGCTGCTGATCGGCAGCAGCATCGCGTATGCCGACGGCACCGAGGCGCTCACCGTCGGGCAGCTCAAGCGGATCCCCGTCACCGAGGAACAGATCCCCGACACGGTGGTCGACGGCGTGCTCGGCTCCGAGCAGCGGGACTTCTACGACCAGCCGGGGATCTCCCCGATGGGCATGGCCCGCGCCGTGCTCTCGGGCGGCGGTGCGGGCGGCGGTTCGGGCATCACCCAGCAGATGGCCCGCAACTACTACGACGGGCTCTCCCAGGAGCGCTCCTATGTGCGCAAGGTCAAGGAGATCCTGATCTCCATCAAGGTCGGCCGTACCCTGTCGCCCGGGGAGATCCTCACCCAGTACCTCAACACCATCTACTTCGGCCGCGAGGCCTACGGCGTGCAGGCCGCGGCGCAGGCGTACTTCGCCAAGGACGTCGAGGACCTGGACGCCGCCGAGGGCGCGTTCATCGGCGCGATCATCCAGCAGCCCGGCAACTTCGAGAACGTCGCCCCCGGCTCGAAGATGGAGGAGATCCTCCGCGAGCGCTGGTCCTACGCCGTCGACGGAACGGTCGCCATGCACGAGAACGACCCCGAGCGCGGCATGTCCCGCGAGCAGGCCGACGAGCTGGAGTTCCCCGAGGTGGTCGACTACGAGCCCGGAACGAGCCTGTCGGGGTACAAGGGCTACATCAAGCTCGCGGTCGAGCGGGAGCTGCGCGACCGCTACGGGCTCTCGGACGCCCAGATCGCGGCCGGCGGGTACGAGGTCACCACCTCTCTGGACCGGCGGCTGATGGACGCCGCCGCCGAGGCGTTCGACACCGCCCTGCCGGACCTGCCCGAGGACTCCGTCAAGGGCCTGGCCGCCATCGACCCGGCCACGGGTGAGATCAGGGCCTTCCACGGCGGGGACGACTTCGTCAACGAGTTGGACCCGTCACTGGTGCAGCGCACCCAGGCGGGGGCGACGTTCCGGCCCTATGTGCTGGCCGCCGCGCTGGAGCAGGGCGTCGGCAGCCCCGACCCGCGGTCGTTCGGTGTGCCCGGCCCGCTCGACGACGTCGGCCGGGAGAGCCCGCCTACCGGCACCGGCGGGGTCCCCGACCTCCTCCAGGCGACGGTGGACCCCTCCGGCGTGCCGTTCGTCGAGGCCGTGATGAAGATCGGCCCCCGGAGCGTGACCGAGACCGCCCGGAAGGCCGGGGTCGCCGAGGAGCAGTTCGAGACCGCGGAGCTGGAGCCGAGTATCGCGTCGGGCACGTTCCAGCTCACCGCCCTGGACCAGGCGAGCGGTTTCGCGACGTTCGCCAACCAGGGACTGCACAAGCCGCGGCACATGGTCACGCGGGTCACCGACGTCAACGGGCGCGAACTGGACCCGTCGGACGCCGGCCGGCTGGAGCAGGGCACGCGCGCGTTCAGCGCCCGTACGGCGCGGGACGCGACCTATGCGATGAACGAGGCGCTGTACCGGACGCACGAGACCGACCCCGTCCTGCCCACCGGCCATCCGGTGGCCGGGGTCGCGGGGGCCTACGGCGATGCGCGGTCGGCCTGGTTCGCCGGGTACACACCGGACCTGGCCGCCGCCGTCAGCCTGAGCCGCCCCGACGGCAAGCCGCTTGAGGTCCCCGGGGTGGAGGAGATCGACGGCGGCACCACGTCGGCGAAGGTATGGAGTGCGTTCATGGCCGCGGCGATGCGGGGCCGTGAGGTGCGGGACTTCGACGCCGACGCGGGGCTCGCCCCGGTGGAGGAGCGTGGGGAGGACCCGGCGGGGTAG
- a CDS encoding peptidylprolyl isomerase: MNRLSQTAAAGLAGAALLAAAACGAEEAPEEGSAAPDPAADLKAVATVEGATLSTSMGDIEVDLFPNEAPTTVRNFVDLAEGKKATDTTTGDDRFYDGTVFHRVIEDFMIQGGDPEGTGTGGPGYTFPDEIDPDLSFDAPGKLAMANSGPDTNGSQFFITTVPTDHLDGKHTIFGEVADGDSQEVADKISKVDRDAADKPVEDVVLESVTIHRSDD; encoded by the coding sequence ATGAACCGTCTCTCCCAGACCGCGGCGGCCGGACTGGCCGGTGCCGCCCTGCTCGCCGCTGCCGCATGCGGGGCGGAGGAGGCCCCGGAGGAGGGCTCGGCGGCTCCCGATCCCGCCGCCGACCTCAAGGCGGTCGCGACGGTCGAGGGCGCCACGCTCAGCACGAGCATGGGCGACATCGAGGTGGACCTCTTCCCCAACGAGGCGCCTACGACCGTGCGGAACTTCGTGGATCTGGCCGAGGGGAAGAAGGCCACCGACACGACGACCGGTGACGACCGCTTCTACGACGGGACCGTCTTCCACCGGGTCATCGAGGACTTCATGATCCAGGGCGGCGACCCCGAGGGCACCGGAACCGGCGGCCCCGGCTACACCTTCCCCGACGAGATCGACCCGGACCTCTCCTTCGACGCACCCGGCAAGCTGGCGATGGCCAACTCCGGGCCCGACACCAACGGCTCCCAGTTCTTCATCACCACAGTGCCCACCGACCACCTCGACGGCAAGCACACCATCTTCGGCGAGGTGGCCGACGGGGACAGCCAGGAGGTGGCCGACAAGATCTCCAAGGTCGACCGCGACGCCGCCGACAAGCCGGTCGAGGACGTCGTGCTGGAGTCGGTCACCATCCACCGGTCCGACGACTGA
- a CDS encoding helix-turn-helix domain-containing protein, whose amino-acid sequence MADDYLARIGKLIRDARRHRGWTQAQLAESLGTSQSAVNRMEKGHQNVSLEMIARIGEALDSEIISLGYSGPMHLRVVGGRALSGSIDVKTSKNACVALLCASLLNKGRTTLRRVARIEEVYRILEVLDSIGVRSRWINEGNDLEIVPPAVLDLDSMDEEAARRTRSVIMLMGPLMHRVDTFKLPYAGGCDLGTRTVQPHMTALRPFGLEILATSGAYHATVDREVAPERPVVLTERGDTVTENALLAAARRDGVTVIRNASSNYMVQDLCFFLERLGVEINGIGTTTLTVTGRAEIDVDVDYAPSEDPVEAMSLLTAAVITSSELTIRRVPIEFLEIELAVLEEMGLEYDRGPEYAADNGRTRLLDLTVKPSKLRSPIDKIHPLPFPGLNIDNVPFFAAIAAMAEGSTLIHDWVYENRAIYLTELNRLGAGVKLLDPHRLLVEGPTRWRASEMMCPPALRPAVVILLAMMAAEGTSVLRNVYVINRGYEALAERLNSVGAQIEIFRDI is encoded by the coding sequence ATGGCAGATGACTACCTTGCACGGATCGGCAAGCTCATCCGGGATGCCCGCCGCCACCGCGGCTGGACCCAGGCGCAGCTTGCGGAGTCGCTGGGAACCAGCCAGAGCGCTGTCAACCGCATGGAAAAGGGGCATCAGAACGTCAGCCTTGAGATGATCGCCCGCATCGGCGAAGCGCTCGACAGCGAGATCATCTCCCTGGGCTACTCCGGCCCCATGCACCTGCGTGTCGTCGGCGGACGCGCCCTCTCCGGCAGCATCGACGTCAAGACCAGCAAGAACGCCTGTGTCGCGCTGCTGTGCGCTTCGCTGCTCAACAAGGGGCGCACCACCCTGCGCCGTGTCGCGCGCATCGAAGAGGTCTACCGCATCCTTGAGGTGCTGGACAGCATCGGCGTGCGCAGCCGCTGGATCAACGAGGGCAACGACCTGGAGATCGTGCCGCCGGCCGTCCTCGACCTGGACTCGATGGACGAGGAGGCGGCGCGCCGGACCCGCAGCGTCATCATGCTCATGGGTCCCCTCATGCACCGCGTCGACACCTTCAAGCTCCCCTACGCCGGCGGCTGTGACCTGGGCACCCGTACCGTCCAGCCGCACATGACGGCACTGCGCCCCTTCGGTCTGGAGATCCTGGCCACCAGCGGCGCCTACCACGCCACCGTCGACCGCGAGGTCGCGCCGGAGCGCCCCGTCGTGCTGACCGAGCGCGGCGACACCGTCACCGAGAACGCGCTGCTGGCCGCGGCCCGCCGCGACGGCGTCACCGTCATCCGCAACGCCAGCTCCAACTACATGGTCCAGGACCTCTGCTTCTTCCTGGAGCGGCTGGGCGTGGAGATCAACGGCATCGGCACCACCACGCTGACCGTGACGGGCCGCGCCGAGATCGACGTCGACGTCGACTACGCCCCCTCCGAGGACCCGGTCGAGGCCATGAGCCTGCTGACCGCGGCCGTCATCACCTCCTCCGAGCTGACCATCCGCCGGGTGCCGATCGAGTTCCTGGAGATCGAGCTGGCCGTCCTGGAGGAGATGGGCCTGGAGTACGACCGCGGTCCGGAGTACGCGGCCGACAACGGGCGCACCCGCCTCCTCGACCTGACCGTGAAGCCGTCCAAGCTGCGGTCGCCGATCGACAAGATCCACCCGCTGCCCTTCCCCGGGCTCAACATCGACAACGTGCCGTTCTTCGCGGCCATCGCGGCGATGGCCGAGGGCTCGACCCTGATCCACGACTGGGTGTACGAGAACCGCGCCATCTACCTCACCGAGCTGAACCGGCTCGGCGCGGGCGTGAAGCTGCTCGACCCGCACCGCCTCCTCGTCGAGGGGCCGACACGGTGGCGCGCGTCGGAGATGATGTGCCCGCCGGCGCTGCGGCCCGCGGTCGTCATCCTGCTGGCCATGATGGCGGCGGAGGGCACCTCCGTGCTGCGCAACGTCTATGTGATCAACCGCGGTTACGAGGCGCTGGCCGAGCGGCTGAACTCGGTGGGCGCGCAGATCGAGATCTTCCGCGACATCTGA
- a CDS encoding NADPH-dependent FMN reductase, whose translation MSHTPIRVAVIMGSTRDGRFIPTISEWIAEQARQHGGLDVDVVDLAEARLPDVMTFDPMPDAVTALAPRLRAADAFIVVTPEYNHSFPAPVKTAIDWYHEEWQAKPVAFVSYGGMSGGLRAVEQLRQVFAELHATTVRETVSFHNAWDRFDAEGRPLDPESVNAAAKAMLDQLSWWAEALREARDRRPYAA comes from the coding sequence ATGTCGCACACCCCCATCCGCGTCGCCGTGATCATGGGCAGCACCCGCGACGGCCGCTTCATCCCGACCATCTCCGAGTGGATCGCCGAGCAGGCGCGCCAGCACGGCGGCCTCGACGTCGACGTCGTCGACCTGGCCGAGGCCCGCCTGCCCGACGTCATGACCTTCGACCCGATGCCCGACGCGGTGACCGCGCTGGCGCCGCGGCTGAGGGCCGCCGACGCGTTCATCGTGGTGACCCCCGAGTACAACCACAGCTTCCCGGCGCCGGTCAAGACGGCCATCGACTGGTACCACGAGGAGTGGCAGGCCAAGCCGGTCGCGTTCGTCTCCTACGGCGGCATGTCCGGCGGCCTGCGGGCCGTCGAGCAGCTGCGTCAGGTGTTCGCCGAGCTGCACGCCACCACCGTCCGCGAGACGGTGAGCTTCCACAACGCTTGGGACCGGTTCGACGCCGAGGGCCGGCCCCTGGACCCGGAGAGCGTCAACGCGGCCGCCAAGGCCATGCTCGACCAGCTCTCCTGGTGGGCCGAGGCGCTGCGCGAGGCCCGTGACCGGCGGCCGTACGCCGCCTGA
- a CDS encoding pyridoxamine 5'-phosphate oxidase family protein yields the protein MSDAYSFAPFEAEFLDFTSRIVWCTVTTVDAKGRPRSRILHPIWEVAGGGPVGWVFTGRTPVKTRHLAANPHVSVSYWNPDHNTVTADCVASWVEEPEARRHVWDLFTTTPEPLGYDPSPFGVTGPDHPDFAALRLDPWRVQILRAEQIADGDFAPRTWRSPAEVG from the coding sequence ATGTCGGACGCGTATTCCTTCGCCCCCTTCGAGGCGGAGTTCCTGGACTTCACCTCGCGCATCGTGTGGTGCACGGTGACCACCGTGGACGCCAAGGGGCGTCCCCGGTCGCGGATCCTGCACCCGATCTGGGAGGTCGCCGGGGGCGGACCGGTGGGGTGGGTGTTCACCGGGCGGACACCGGTGAAGACACGGCATCTGGCGGCCAATCCGCACGTGTCGGTCTCCTACTGGAACCCCGACCACAACACCGTCACCGCGGACTGCGTGGCCTCCTGGGTGGAGGAGCCGGAGGCCAGACGGCACGTGTGGGATCTCTTCACCACCACGCCCGAGCCGCTGGGCTACGATCCCTCGCCGTTCGGGGTGACCGGGCCGGACCACCCGGACTTCGCCGCGCTGCGGCTGGACCCCTGGCGGGTGCAGATCCTGCGGGCCGAGCAGATCGCCGACGGCGACTTCGCGCCGCGCACCTGGCGGAGCCCGGCCGAGGTCGGGTGA
- a CDS encoding GntR family transcriptional regulator, with product MFDDRSPIYVQIAERIAADVLSGVLREGEKIPSTNEYAAFFQINPATAAKGIGRLVDEGVLFKKRGIGMFVSPGARDELRARRREVFFSEVVDPMVDSARAIGLPLGAVVDRIRQHMREED from the coding sequence TTGTTCGACGACCGGAGCCCCATCTATGTGCAGATCGCCGAGCGGATCGCCGCCGATGTGCTCAGCGGGGTTCTGCGCGAGGGGGAGAAGATCCCCTCGACCAACGAGTACGCGGCCTTCTTCCAGATCAACCCTGCGACCGCTGCCAAGGGCATCGGTCGGCTCGTGGACGAGGGGGTGCTCTTCAAGAAGCGGGGCATCGGCATGTTCGTCAGCCCCGGCGCGCGCGACGAGCTGCGCGCCCGGCGCCGCGAGGTCTTCTTCTCCGAGGTCGTCGACCCGATGGTGGACTCCGCGCGCGCGATCGGACTGCCGCTGGGCGCCGTCGTCGACCGGATCCGGCAGCACATGAGGGAGGAGGACTGA
- a CDS encoding ATP-binding cassette domain-containing protein — MAGAPAVETEDLSLRYGGTAALDRVSLRLEESGVYGLLGRNGAGKSSLLALLAGYLRPSGGTVRVGGEPVFDNRAATSRICLIRGSGETGGVTRVGDALGLAEAARPHWDGDYAAVLLDRFALAPRRRIDALSQGQLGALGVALGLASRAPLTAFDETHLRMDAPSRHLFYRELLDDILRYPRTVILSTHLIEEAARVFEGLLILDQGRLVLHEDADRIRERAFTVTGPEDRVARFADGGTLLHEKRLGGTAAATHFGEPDPTRADRARGDGLELSPVPLQDLFIHLTDPARGAR; from the coding sequence ATGGCCGGCGCACCAGCCGTCGAAACCGAGGACCTGTCCCTGCGCTACGGGGGGACCGCCGCACTCGACCGGGTCTCGCTGCGCTTGGAGGAAAGCGGGGTCTACGGGCTGCTCGGCCGAAACGGCGCCGGGAAGTCCAGTCTGCTCGCCCTGCTCGCGGGGTACCTCCGCCCGTCGGGCGGTACGGTCCGGGTGGGCGGGGAACCGGTCTTCGACAACAGGGCGGCGACCTCGCGCATCTGTCTCATCCGCGGCTCGGGCGAGACCGGCGGGGTCACGCGCGTCGGCGACGCGCTGGGGCTCGCGGAGGCGGCCCGGCCCCACTGGGACGGCGACTACGCCGCGGTGCTGCTGGACCGCTTCGCTCTGGCGCCACGCCGACGGATCGACGCGCTCTCCCAGGGGCAGCTCGGCGCCCTGGGCGTGGCCCTGGGACTCGCCTCCCGGGCGCCGCTGACCGCCTTCGACGAGACCCACCTGCGTATGGACGCGCCGTCCCGCCACCTCTTCTACCGGGAGCTGCTGGACGACATCCTGCGGTATCCGCGCACCGTCATCCTCTCCACCCACCTGATCGAGGAGGCCGCCCGGGTGTTCGAGGGGCTGCTGATCCTCGACCAGGGCAGGCTCGTCCTCCACGAGGACGCCGACCGGATCCGGGAGCGCGCGTTCACCGTGACCGGGCCCGAGGACAGGGTGGCCCGGTTCGCCGACGGCGGGACGCTGCTGCACGAGAAGCGGCTCGGCGGGACCGCGGCCGCGACGCACTTCGGCGAGCCGGACCCGACCCGGGCCGACCGTGCGCGCGGCGACGGCCTGGAGCTCTCCCCGGTTCCCCTGCAGGACCTGTTCATCCACCTGACCGACCCGGCGAGAGGTGCGCGATGA